The following are encoded in a window of Anopheles gambiae chromosome X, idAnoGambNW_F1_1, whole genome shotgun sequence genomic DNA:
- the LOC11176031 gene encoding nuclear factor of activated T-cells 5 isoform X3, which yields MDAAANKRGRGKGTRSTGRTVAAAVAVGGGAAANSGTNSPIVVSPSVVTLERRSTLPIPSITGNSSSTVLGVAANNATATASTATTTTASAPSIQRKLLRLAGKRHTGKGVSLGATTSKLACSSRTHLVRKALPVSGAVVGSVADRLHHRHGGVVPPIISTATANRNSANEAKLGKHHHPLPHQQNGYVAAAGSSYAPIVPYGPPGLLDGAETHQAGVAAVAASTRMVATSVSPLSPQTLSPSTGSSSPSTISPGVSLAASPLASCTGRQNAPAGGGARTANSNRGATASSVPFRMAPGTDGSFSVAGVPPALISSRDGKIQLQIVTQPEQQHRARYQTEGSRGAVKDRSGNGFPVVRLVGYNKPAALLVYIGSDVGRPTPHIFYQACKVSGKNSTPCVERILEGTKYIEVQLKPENNMTVTCDCVGILKERNVDVEYRFPDQTASRTKKKSTRCRMVFRTTITGEDGATETLQVSSHQIICTQPPGVPEILKKSLISCPVEGGLELFIIGKNFLKDTRVVFHRPKAVPAHSAFTRTAAAGAAWEHAVAPDKEHLNQVHLICKVPPYERQDITEPVTIKLYILSSGKKSETHDFIYTPKAAVSPFDEPANVHASRPMFLRTSTPLEIEAKGMMPPPINVLPTGSIIPPQCHPGVLSLPSPNQPIQPAVDVFKPELVEPECSRSHMADEESLDQFAVKASLARFGASVENSLDGILFAPVPAEPSILYRRRSVRQPSMEMEDSCSNMSLLANDSRMMDLPSAGGAAAAAAAGGGGSSGGGSLSIGSHFDTVMNIATLTSFCGSLPVAPMETNYMGGEPLGTAKPPPLPVDCDIKSIIKTEPQTPHASTTPVNMQLDQLLAASGVCSDAIATQIEAECLLQQQQQQQQQQQQQQQQQQQQEQQQQQQQQQQQQQQQQQQQQQQQQQQQQQQQQQQQQQQQQQQQQQQQQQQQQQQQQQQEQHQQQQQQQQQQQQQLHQQTQQQQQQQLQQQQQQLHQQTQQQQQQQQQLQQQHQQTQQQQQQQLQQQTLLELSSMATVGDAAAVQSMLQQQDVLLPPTTVTGSPTTSIMQQQQQQQEQHQQQLQQQQQQLQQHQQHQLQQQQQQQQQHQLQQLQQQQLQQQQLQQQQQQQQLQQQQQQLQQQQQQQQQQLHQQQQQQQRLQQQEQQLHHHLQQLQQQHEQQQQQQQQQQVLAEKMDVGMVGGPVAVCDALLMDTQLPTQQPMDTSAPLPIASPPTVVGTLGVVQLGGRGVVGNGVPPEVPVTVVQPVSAVPAVGVARPLEVVVEPAIPMDSIGLHPSQESLAEESRALASELTAMTETELMNYICPSAFDAV from the exons atgGATGCGGCGGCAAACAAACGTGGCCGGGGCAAGGGCACGCGCTCGACGGGACGAACAGTGGCCGCCGCCGttgccgttggtggtggtgctgctgctaactCCGGGACAAACTCACCCATCGTCGTCTCCCCGTCGGTGGTAACGCTGGAGCGACGTTCGACCTTACCAATACCGAGTATTActggcaacagcagcagcacggtccTCG GAGTGGCAGCCAACAACGCGACCGCCACTgcctccaccgccaccaccaccaccgccagcgcGCCTAGCATACAGCGCAAGCTGCTGCGGCTGGCCGGCAAACGGCACACGGGCAAAGGGGTCAGTCTCGGTGCGACGACCAGCAAGCTGGCCTGCAGCAGCCGCACGCATCTCGTGCGGAAGGCGCTGCCCGTGTCGGGCGCGGTGGTCGGCAGCGTGGCCGACCGGTTGCATCACCGGCACGGCGGTGTCGTACCGCCCATCATCAGCACGGCGACGGCGAACCGGAACAGTGCGAACGAGGCCAAGCTCGGCAAGCACCACCATCCGCTGCCGCACCAGCAGAACGGGTACGTGGCGGCGGCGGGCAGCAGCTACGCCCCGATCGTGCCGTACGGGCCGCCCGGTTTGCTGGACGGAGCGGAGACCCATCAAGCGGGTGTTGCGGCTGTCGCCGCCAGTACAAG AATGGTTGCCACGTCCGTGTCTCCGCTGTCGCCGCAGACCCTATCGCCCTCGACCGGATCCTCCTCGCCGTCCACGATCTCGCCGGGCGTGTCGCTTGCCGCCTCCCCGCTGGCCAGCTGCACCGGCCGGCAGAATGCACCGGCCGggggaggtgcgcgcacggcCAACAGCAACAGGGGGGCAACCGCATCGTCCGTACCGTTCCGGATGGCGCCCGGCACCGACGGTAGCTTCTCGGTCGCGGGCGTCCCGCCCGCCCTCATCAGCTCGCGCGACGGCAAGATACAGCTGCAGATAGTGACGcagccggagcagcagcaccgggcTCGCTACCAGACGGAGGGGTCGCGCGGCGCGGTGAAGGACCGCAGCGGCAACGGCTTTCCGGTGGTGCGGCTGGTCGGCTACAACAAACCGGCCGCGCTGCTGGTGTACATCGGGTCGGACGTGGGCCGGCCGACGCCGCACATCTTCTACCAGGCGTGCAAGGTGTCGGGCAAAAACTCGACCCCGTGCGTGGAGCGCATCCTGGAGGGCACCAAGTACATCGAGGTGCAGCTGAAGCCGGAAAACAACATGACCGTCACGTGCGACTGCGTGGGCATACTGAAGGAGCGGAACGTCGACGTGGAGTACCGGTTTCCCGACCAGACGGCGTCCCGCACGAAGAAAAAGTCCACCCGCTGCCGGATGGTGTTCCGCACCACCATTACCGGGGAGGACGGGGCGACCGAGACGCTGCAGGTGTCGTCGCATCAAATTATCTGCA CGCAACCACCGGGCGTGCCGGAAATACTGAAAAAATCCCTCATCTCCTGCCCGGTCGAGGGCGGTCTGGAGCTGTTCATCATAGGCAAAAACTTCCTCAAGGATACGCGCGTCGTCTTCCATCGGCCGAAGGCGGTGCCCGCACACTCGGCATTTACGCGCACGGCAGCTGCCGGTGCGGCCTGGGAGCATGCGGTCGCTCCCGACAAGGAGCATTTGAATCAG GTTCATCTCATCTGCAAGGTGCCACCGTACGAGCGGCAGGACATTACCGAGCCGGTCACGATCAAGCTGTACATCCTGTCCAGCGGCAAGAAGAGCGAAACGCATGACTTTATCTACACGCCGAAAG CAGCCGTGTCGCCGTTCGACGAGCCGGCGAACGTGCACGCCAGCCGGCCAATGTTTCTGCGCACCTCGACGCCGCTCGAGATCGAGGCGAAGGGCATGATGCCGCCGCCGATCAACGTGCTGCCGACCGGAAGTATTATCCCGCCCCAGTGCCACCCGGGCGTGCTGTCGCTGCCCTCGCCCAACCAGCCGATCCAGCCGGCGGTGGACGTGTTCAAGCCGGAGCTGGTCGAGCCGGAGTGCAGCCGCAGCCACATGGCGGACGAGGAGTCGCTCGACCAGTTCGCGGTGAAGGCTTCGCTGGCCCGGTTCGGTGCGTCGGTCGAGAACTCGCTGGACGGCATCCTGTTCGCGCCGGTCCCGGCCGAGCCGAGCATACTGTACCGGCGGCGCAGCGTCCGGCAGCCGAGCATGGAGATGGAAGACAGCTGCTCGAACATGTCGCTGCTGGCGAACGACAGCCGCATGATGGACCTACCGAGCGCTGGCggtgcagcggcagcagcagctgccggcggtggtggtagtagcggGGGTGGGTCGCTGTCGATCGGGTCGCACTTCGACACGGTGATGAACATTGCCACGCTGACGTCCTTCTGCGGCAGCCTGCCGGTGGCACCGATGGAAACGAACTACATGGGCGGGGAGCCGCTGGGCACGGCCAAGCCGCCGCCCCTGCCGGTCGACTGCGACATCAAGAGCATCATCAAAACGGAGCCGCAGACGCCGCACGCCTCGACGACGCCGGTCAACATGCAGCTGGACCAGTTGCTGGCAGCTTCCGGCGTGTGCAGCGACGCGATTGCCACGCAGATCGAGGCGGAAtgtttgctgcagcagcaacagcagcagcagcagcaacaacaacagcagcagcaacaacagcagcagcaggaacagcaacaacagcaacaacaacaacaacagcaacaacagcagcagcaacaacagcagcagcaacaacagcagcagcaacagcagcaacaacaacagcagcagcagcagcagcaacaacaacagcagcaacaacaacaacaacaacaacaacagcagcagcagcaacagcagcaggaacaacaccagcaacaacagcaacagcagcagcagcaacaacaacaactccatcaacaaactcaacaacagcaacaacaacaattgcagcagcaacaacaacaactgcatcaacaaactcaacaacaacagcaacaacaacaacagctgcagcaacagcatcaacaaactcaacaacaacagcagcaacaactgcagcagcaaacactGTTAGAGCTGTCGAGTATGGCCACTGTTGGCGATGCTGCAGCCGTACAGAgcatgctgcagcagcaggatgTGCTACTTCCGCCAACCACCGTCACCGGCAGCCCAACAACATCGAtaatgcagcaacagcaacaacagcaagagcaacatcaacaacaactgcaacagcagcagcaacaattgcaacaacatcagcagcatcagttgcaacaacaacaacagcaacaacaacagcatcaattgcaacaactacaacaacagcaactccaacaacaacaactgcagcaacaacagcagcaacaacaattgcaacaacaacaacaacaactacagcaacagcagcagcagcaacaacaacaactgcatcaacagcaacaacaacaacaacggttgCAGCAGCAAGAACAGCAACTACACCATCACTTGCAACagctgcaacagcagcatgaacagcagcagcagcagcaacaacaacaacaggtgTTGGCGGAAAAAATGGACGTCGGTATGGTCGGCGGACCGGTGGCCGTGTGCGACGCCCTGCTCATGGACACCCAGCTCCCAACCCAGCAGCCGATGGACACCTCGGCACCGCTGCCGATCGCCTCCCCACCCACGGTGGTCGGCACGCTGGGCGTGGTGCAGCTGGGCGGGCGCGGTGTCGTCGGCAACGGGGTGCCGCCGGAGGTACCGGTAACGGTGGTGCAGCCGGTCAGCGCCGTGCCGGCGGTCGGTGTGGCCCGCCCGCTCGAGGTGGTCGTCGAACCGGCCATACCGATGGACTCGATCGGGCTCCATCCGTCCCAGGAGTCGCTGGCGGAGGAGTCGCGCGCCCTCGCGTCGGAGCTGACCGCCATGACCGAGACCGAGCTGATGAACTACATCTGCCCGAGCGCGTTCGATGCCG tgTAA
- the LOC11176031 gene encoding nuclear factor of activated T-cells 5 isoform X4: protein MDAAANKRGRGKGTRSTGRTVAAAVAVGGGAAANSGTNSPIVVSPSVVTLERRSTLPIPSITGNSSSTVLGVAANNATATASTATTTTASAPSIQRKLLRLAGKRHTGKGVSLGATTSKLACSSRTHLVRKALPVSGAVVGSVADRLHHRHGGVVPPIISTATANRNSANEAKLGKHHHPLPHQQNGYVAAAGSSYAPIVPYGPPGLLDGAETHQAGVAAVAASTRMVATSVSPLSPQTLSPSTGSSSPSTISPGVSLAASPLASCTGRQNAPAGGGARTANSNRGATASSVPFRMAPGTDGSFSVAGVPPALISSRDGKIQLQIVTQPEQQHRARYQTEGSRGAVKDRSGNGFPVVRLVGYNKPAALLVYIGSDVGRPTPHIFYQACKVSGKNSTPCVERILEGTKYIEVQLKPENNMTVTCDCVGILKERNVDVEYRFPDQTASRTKKKSTRCRMVFRTTITGEDGATETLQVSSHQIICTQPPGVPEILKKSLISCPVEGGLELFIIGKNFLKDTRVVFHRPKAVPAHSAFTRTAAAGAAWEHAVAPDKEHLNQVHLICKVPPYERQDITEPVTIKLYILSSGKKSETHDFIYTPKAVSPFDEPANVHASRPMFLRTSTPLEIEAKGMMPPPINVLPTGSIIPPQCHPGVLSLPSPNQPIQPAVDVFKPELVEPECSRSHMADEESLDQFAVKASLARFGASVENSLDGILFAPVPAEPSILYRRRSVRQPSMEMEDSCSNMSLLANDSRMMDLPSAGGAAAAAAAGGGGSSGGGSLSIGSHFDTVMNIATLTSFCGSLPVAPMETNYMGGEPLGTAKPPPLPVDCDIKSIIKTEPQTPHASTTPVNMQLDQLLAASGVCSDAIATQIEAECLLQQQQQQQQQQQQQQQQQQQQEQQQQQQQQQQQQQQQQQQQQQQQQQQQQQQQQQQQQQQQQQQQQQQQQQQQQQQQQQQEQHQQQQQQQQQQQQQLHQQTQQQQQQQLQQQQQQLHQQTQQQQQQQQQLQQQHQQTQQQQQQQLQQQTLLELSSMATVGDAAAVQSMLQQQDVLLPPTTVTGSPTTSIMQQQQQQQEQHQQQLQQQQQQLQQHQQHQLQQQQQQQQQHQLQQLQQQQLQQQQLQQQQQQQQLQQQQQQLQQQQQQQQQQLHQQQQQQQRLQQQEQQLHHHLQQLQQQHEQQQQQQQQQQVLAEKMDVGMVGGPVAVCDALLMDTQLPTQQPMDTSAPLPIASPPTVVGTLGVVQLGGRGVVGNGVPPEVPVTVVQPVSAVPAVGVARPLEVVVEPAIPMDSIGLHPSQESLAEESRALASELTAMTETELMNYICPSAFDAV, encoded by the exons atgGATGCGGCGGCAAACAAACGTGGCCGGGGCAAGGGCACGCGCTCGACGGGACGAACAGTGGCCGCCGCCGttgccgttggtggtggtgctgctgctaactCCGGGACAAACTCACCCATCGTCGTCTCCCCGTCGGTGGTAACGCTGGAGCGACGTTCGACCTTACCAATACCGAGTATTActggcaacagcagcagcacggtccTCG GAGTGGCAGCCAACAACGCGACCGCCACTgcctccaccgccaccaccaccaccgccagcgcGCCTAGCATACAGCGCAAGCTGCTGCGGCTGGCCGGCAAACGGCACACGGGCAAAGGGGTCAGTCTCGGTGCGACGACCAGCAAGCTGGCCTGCAGCAGCCGCACGCATCTCGTGCGGAAGGCGCTGCCCGTGTCGGGCGCGGTGGTCGGCAGCGTGGCCGACCGGTTGCATCACCGGCACGGCGGTGTCGTACCGCCCATCATCAGCACGGCGACGGCGAACCGGAACAGTGCGAACGAGGCCAAGCTCGGCAAGCACCACCATCCGCTGCCGCACCAGCAGAACGGGTACGTGGCGGCGGCGGGCAGCAGCTACGCCCCGATCGTGCCGTACGGGCCGCCCGGTTTGCTGGACGGAGCGGAGACCCATCAAGCGGGTGTTGCGGCTGTCGCCGCCAGTACAAG AATGGTTGCCACGTCCGTGTCTCCGCTGTCGCCGCAGACCCTATCGCCCTCGACCGGATCCTCCTCGCCGTCCACGATCTCGCCGGGCGTGTCGCTTGCCGCCTCCCCGCTGGCCAGCTGCACCGGCCGGCAGAATGCACCGGCCGggggaggtgcgcgcacggcCAACAGCAACAGGGGGGCAACCGCATCGTCCGTACCGTTCCGGATGGCGCCCGGCACCGACGGTAGCTTCTCGGTCGCGGGCGTCCCGCCCGCCCTCATCAGCTCGCGCGACGGCAAGATACAGCTGCAGATAGTGACGcagccggagcagcagcaccgggcTCGCTACCAGACGGAGGGGTCGCGCGGCGCGGTGAAGGACCGCAGCGGCAACGGCTTTCCGGTGGTGCGGCTGGTCGGCTACAACAAACCGGCCGCGCTGCTGGTGTACATCGGGTCGGACGTGGGCCGGCCGACGCCGCACATCTTCTACCAGGCGTGCAAGGTGTCGGGCAAAAACTCGACCCCGTGCGTGGAGCGCATCCTGGAGGGCACCAAGTACATCGAGGTGCAGCTGAAGCCGGAAAACAACATGACCGTCACGTGCGACTGCGTGGGCATACTGAAGGAGCGGAACGTCGACGTGGAGTACCGGTTTCCCGACCAGACGGCGTCCCGCACGAAGAAAAAGTCCACCCGCTGCCGGATGGTGTTCCGCACCACCATTACCGGGGAGGACGGGGCGACCGAGACGCTGCAGGTGTCGTCGCATCAAATTATCTGCA CGCAACCACCGGGCGTGCCGGAAATACTGAAAAAATCCCTCATCTCCTGCCCGGTCGAGGGCGGTCTGGAGCTGTTCATCATAGGCAAAAACTTCCTCAAGGATACGCGCGTCGTCTTCCATCGGCCGAAGGCGGTGCCCGCACACTCGGCATTTACGCGCACGGCAGCTGCCGGTGCGGCCTGGGAGCATGCGGTCGCTCCCGACAAGGAGCATTTGAATCAG GTTCATCTCATCTGCAAGGTGCCACCGTACGAGCGGCAGGACATTACCGAGCCGGTCACGATCAAGCTGTACATCCTGTCCAGCGGCAAGAAGAGCGAAACGCATGACTTTATCTACACGCCGAAAG CCGTGTCGCCGTTCGACGAGCCGGCGAACGTGCACGCCAGCCGGCCAATGTTTCTGCGCACCTCGACGCCGCTCGAGATCGAGGCGAAGGGCATGATGCCGCCGCCGATCAACGTGCTGCCGACCGGAAGTATTATCCCGCCCCAGTGCCACCCGGGCGTGCTGTCGCTGCCCTCGCCCAACCAGCCGATCCAGCCGGCGGTGGACGTGTTCAAGCCGGAGCTGGTCGAGCCGGAGTGCAGCCGCAGCCACATGGCGGACGAGGAGTCGCTCGACCAGTTCGCGGTGAAGGCTTCGCTGGCCCGGTTCGGTGCGTCGGTCGAGAACTCGCTGGACGGCATCCTGTTCGCGCCGGTCCCGGCCGAGCCGAGCATACTGTACCGGCGGCGCAGCGTCCGGCAGCCGAGCATGGAGATGGAAGACAGCTGCTCGAACATGTCGCTGCTGGCGAACGACAGCCGCATGATGGACCTACCGAGCGCTGGCggtgcagcggcagcagcagctgccggcggtggtggtagtagcggGGGTGGGTCGCTGTCGATCGGGTCGCACTTCGACACGGTGATGAACATTGCCACGCTGACGTCCTTCTGCGGCAGCCTGCCGGTGGCACCGATGGAAACGAACTACATGGGCGGGGAGCCGCTGGGCACGGCCAAGCCGCCGCCCCTGCCGGTCGACTGCGACATCAAGAGCATCATCAAAACGGAGCCGCAGACGCCGCACGCCTCGACGACGCCGGTCAACATGCAGCTGGACCAGTTGCTGGCAGCTTCCGGCGTGTGCAGCGACGCGATTGCCACGCAGATCGAGGCGGAAtgtttgctgcagcagcaacagcagcagcagcagcaacaacaacagcagcagcaacaacagcagcagcaggaacagcaacaacagcaacaacaacaacaacagcaacaacagcagcagcaacaacagcagcagcaacaacagcagcagcaacagcagcaacaacaacagcagcagcagcagcagcaacaacaacagcagcaacaacaacaacaacaacaacaacagcagcagcagcaacagcagcaggaacaacaccagcaacaacagcaacagcagcagcagcaacaacaacaactccatcaacaaactcaacaacagcaacaacaacaattgcagcagcaacaacaacaactgcatcaacaaactcaacaacaacagcaacaacaacaacagctgcagcaacagcatcaacaaactcaacaacaacagcagcaacaactgcagcagcaaacactGTTAGAGCTGTCGAGTATGGCCACTGTTGGCGATGCTGCAGCCGTACAGAgcatgctgcagcagcaggatgTGCTACTTCCGCCAACCACCGTCACCGGCAGCCCAACAACATCGAtaatgcagcaacagcaacaacagcaagagcaacatcaacaacaactgcaacagcagcagcaacaattgcaacaacatcagcagcatcagttgcaacaacaacaacagcaacaacaacagcatcaattgcaacaactacaacaacagcaactccaacaacaacaactgcagcaacaacagcagcaacaacaattgcaacaacaacaacaacaactacagcaacagcagcagcagcaacaacaacaactgcatcaacagcaacaacaacaacaacggttgCAGCAGCAAGAACAGCAACTACACCATCACTTGCAACagctgcaacagcagcatgaacagcagcagcagcagcaacaacaacaacaggtgTTGGCGGAAAAAATGGACGTCGGTATGGTCGGCGGACCGGTGGCCGTGTGCGACGCCCTGCTCATGGACACCCAGCTCCCAACCCAGCAGCCGATGGACACCTCGGCACCGCTGCCGATCGCCTCCCCACCCACGGTGGTCGGCACGCTGGGCGTGGTGCAGCTGGGCGGGCGCGGTGTCGTCGGCAACGGGGTGCCGCCGGAGGTACCGGTAACGGTGGTGCAGCCGGTCAGCGCCGTGCCGGCGGTCGGTGTGGCCCGCCCGCTCGAGGTGGTCGTCGAACCGGCCATACCGATGGACTCGATCGGGCTCCATCCGTCCCAGGAGTCGCTGGCGGAGGAGTCGCGCGCCCTCGCGTCGGAGCTGACCGCCATGACCGAGACCGAGCTGATGAACTACATCTGCCCGAGCGCGTTCGATGCCG tgTAA